A genomic segment from Psychrobacter arcticus 273-4 encodes:
- a CDS encoding 1-pyrroline-5-carboxylate dehydrogenase gives MATEFKKNHGQVCETWRLLGAVNRATYLQEAAPRLALLTGDANKAKRLFNHLLSAAPMLDEEHRMTGATGESNDLYVTGRGKTMVVGGESARAMAVLGQLLAALLTGNEVILHCPSQDEMCIEAAKILYESGISDDVLSVANDSQTVTLLYIDRLAQVAVSGNRQEVQAVSQELAKTDGMLTQVISVTDMDGLSEMLTPDYLYRFVTERVKTINTTAIGGNASLLELGT, from the coding sequence ATGGCGACTGAATTCAAAAAAAATCATGGCCAAGTTTGTGAAACTTGGCGTTTACTCGGCGCAGTGAATCGCGCCACTTATCTGCAAGAAGCCGCACCAAGACTAGCGTTGCTGACCGGTGATGCCAATAAGGCAAAGCGTTTGTTCAACCATTTATTGAGCGCCGCACCGATGCTGGATGAAGAGCACCGTATGACTGGCGCGACGGGCGAGTCGAATGACTTGTACGTGACGGGTCGCGGTAAGACCATGGTTGTCGGCGGTGAATCTGCCCGCGCGATGGCAGTGCTCGGGCAATTGCTAGCAGCATTATTAACGGGTAATGAGGTGATATTGCATTGCCCAAGCCAAGATGAGATGTGCATTGAAGCAGCAAAAATACTCTATGAGAGTGGCATCAGTGATGATGTGCTGAGTGTGGCCAATGACTCGCAAACGGTCACGCTTTTATACATCGATCGCCTGGCGCAAGTGGCTGTCTCTGGTAATCGACAAGAGGTGCAAGCGGTCAGTCAAGAGCTTGCCAAGACCGATGGTATGTTGACGCAAGTTATTAGCGTCACCGATATGGACGGCTTATCAGAGATGCTAACGCCTGATTATCTCTACCGCTTTGTCACTGAGCGTGTAAAAACGATTAATACGACGGCAATTGGCGGAAATGCAAGCTTGTTAGAGCTTGGTACATAG
- a CDS encoding cupin domain-containing protein codes for MTSIPLCLPASITPEQFLNDYWQKKPLLIKQGLPQLIGMFEPEDMLGLAIEEDATARLLTQAASKQEGQAQWHLKKSPLTEVDFDNLPEQWSVLVQNLEQWSPELGALWQALDFIPQWQRDDIMVSYAPKGGSVGKHYDDYDVFLAQGYGSRRWQLGKFCDEQTAFVADEPIRLFDDMGEIIFDEILEAGDVLYVPPKLAHFGVAQDDCLTFSFGCRRPNLMQIIDSLADVATNNSDLFIPMLLPQAMQASGELKADSIEAIKNQLLQMLQSEHGDAIIRQAVSEVVSKRQYDALVPEEMLNTDEMISALANGATLQADYSNRLLYTKTYNSIVVYVNGQRLDNIDETATKLLVRLADGAQLTLDNMEGIDPDEVMEWLENGWVWLNYPE; via the coding sequence ATGACTTCTATACCGCTTTGTTTACCAGCTTCCATCACACCTGAACAATTTTTAAATGATTATTGGCAAAAAAAACCGCTACTGATTAAGCAAGGTTTACCACAATTAATTGGCATGTTTGAGCCAGAAGATATGCTTGGTCTAGCCATAGAAGAAGATGCCACAGCGCGCCTGCTGACCCAAGCTGCCAGCAAGCAAGAGGGTCAAGCGCAATGGCACCTTAAAAAAAGCCCGCTAACTGAAGTGGATTTTGATAACTTGCCTGAGCAATGGTCGGTATTGGTGCAGAATCTTGAACAATGGTCGCCGGAACTTGGCGCGTTATGGCAGGCGCTTGATTTTATCCCGCAGTGGCAGCGCGATGATATTATGGTCTCTTATGCACCAAAAGGCGGCTCGGTTGGCAAGCATTATGATGATTATGATGTATTTTTAGCGCAAGGTTATGGCTCTAGACGTTGGCAGTTGGGTAAGTTCTGTGATGAACAAACAGCGTTTGTCGCCGATGAGCCGATACGACTATTTGATGATATGGGTGAGATTATCTTTGATGAGATACTAGAAGCCGGTGATGTGCTGTATGTACCACCAAAATTAGCGCATTTTGGCGTGGCACAAGATGATTGCCTGACCTTCTCATTTGGCTGTCGTCGTCCAAACTTGATGCAAATTATTGACAGCCTTGCCGATGTGGCAACCAATAACAGTGATTTATTTATACCCATGTTATTGCCACAAGCCATGCAAGCATCAGGTGAGTTAAAGGCAGACAGTATCGAAGCGATCAAAAATCAATTGTTGCAAATGCTACAGTCTGAGCACGGTGACGCGATTATTCGCCAAGCAGTGTCAGAGGTAGTCAGCAAGCGTCAATATGATGCACTCGTACCGGAAGAAATGCTCAATACTGATGAGATGATATCTGCATTGGCAAATGGCGCGACGCTACAAGCCGATTATAGCAATCGTTTGTTATATACCAAAACCTATAATAGCATTGTTGTATATGTTAATGGGCAGCGCTTAGACAATATTGATGAGACGGCAACCAAGCTATTGGTACGCTTAGCAGATGGCGCACAATTGACGCTTGATAATATGGAAGGGATTGATCCTGACGAGGTGATGGAATGGCTAGAAAATGGCTGGGTGTGGCTGAATTATCCTGAATAA